A single region of the Rhodospirillales bacterium genome encodes:
- a CDS encoding rubrerythrin, with amino-acid sequence MPKNLKGTKTEENLKAAFAGESQANRRYLYFAQKADVEGFNDVSTVFRSTAEGETGHAHGHLEFLEAVGDPATGKPIGPTADNLRAAIAGETHEYTDMYPGMAKAAREEGFDEIADWFETLAKAEKSHAGRFQKALDSLK; translated from the coding sequence ATGCCGAAAAATCTCAAGGGCACCAAGACCGAGGAAAACCTGAAAGCCGCGTTCGCCGGCGAATCGCAGGCCAACCGCCGCTACCTCTATTTCGCGCAGAAGGCCGACGTCGAAGGCTTTAACGACGTCTCGACCGTGTTCCGCTCGACCGCGGAAGGCGAGACCGGCCACGCCCACGGCCATCTCGAATTTCTCGAGGCGGTCGGCGATCCCGCCACCGGCAAGCCGATCGGCCCGACCGCCGACAACCTGCGCGCCGCGATCGCGGGCGAAACCCACGAATACACCGACATGTACCCGGGCATGGCGAAAGCCGCGCGCGAGGAAGGTTTCGACGAAATCGCCGACTGGTTCGAAACCCTGGCCAAGGCCGAGAAGTCCCACGCCGGGCGCTTCCAGAAGGCCCTCGATTCGCTGAAGTAA